The Brachyspira aalborgi genome has a segment encoding these proteins:
- a CDS encoding ABC transporter ATP-binding protein encodes MIKKIKEFFKKEEVSIDYGALTEEHLKKYYGKLEPHPYKRMFSYAMRHKKLFIPSFVISIFYTIINILPPFFGQMAIAITGGKRVDILEKIPFINEISNINLGQITNHFLSADSLVNPVIIAQFIFIILLGFIYLVFRVGFDYIKSFLFSFTAQEIGKDVRADMLKGLMNTDIGYFKQEKEGDIISKVLNESGTIEGFLSSTLPNLITVPLTLILTLCALLILNVKLTLACFVAAPLIALGINSVSKLIKSRVTTQQRVLGDMTSLIQEDIRGIEVIKIFSKEDEEVDRYKNAYSDYIKLIRKMSLLQALNRPMTELVMIVAMLTILAYGGYLIFIGEMPFEFLWGFLLYMLNISSPVRDISGIFMGLKVTKIIALRVFQIIDLPAENVDDKTKKEMKPIESSITFENVHFEYPKRSDSQPFHLGPINVNVKKGDVVAFVGNSGGGKTTLISLIPKLFSPTKGVIRFDGIDINELNTRSLRNQIGVVSQENILFYGTVRENILYANREANDEDLIRAARIAHADEFIVKLPNGYDTHIGPRGIMLSGGQRQRIALARAVLKKPSILILDEATSALDTESEMYVQKALNEIINLQTTFVIAHRLSTIKTATYICVVENGKIIESGTHEELMKRGGKYQYLYSLQFRE; translated from the coding sequence ATGATAAAAAAAATAAAAGAATTTTTTAAAAAAGAAGAAGTATCTATTGATTACGGAGCATTAACTGAAGAGCATTTAAAAAAATATTACGGTAAATTAGAACCTCATCCTTATAAAAGAATGTTCTCTTACGCTATGAGGCATAAAAAATTATTTATACCTTCTTTTGTTATAAGCATATTTTATACTATTATAAATATACTTCCTCCATTTTTTGGACAAATGGCTATAGCTATTACGGGCGGTAAAAGAGTCGATATATTAGAAAAAATTCCTTTTATCAATGAAATTTCTAATATAAACCTAGGGCAAATAACTAATCATTTTCTATCTGCGGATTCTTTGGTAAATCCCGTTATAATAGCTCAATTCATTTTTATTATACTTTTAGGTTTTATATATCTTGTTTTTCGAGTCGGATTTGATTATATAAAAAGTTTTCTTTTTTCTTTTACCGCTCAAGAAATAGGAAAGGATGTTCGAGCGGATATGTTAAAAGGTTTAATGAATACGGATATAGGATATTTTAAACAAGAAAAAGAAGGCGATATAATAAGCAAAGTTTTAAATGAATCTGGGACTATAGAAGGTTTTTTATCTAGCACTTTGCCTAATCTTATAACCGTTCCTTTAACTTTAATATTAACTTTATGCGCGTTATTAATTTTGAATGTCAAACTTACTTTAGCATGTTTTGTAGCCGCTCCTTTAATAGCTTTAGGCATAAATTCAGTTTCAAAACTTATTAAATCGAGAGTGACAACGCAGCAAAGAGTATTGGGCGATATGACTTCTCTTATTCAAGAAGATATAAGGGGAATAGAAGTTATAAAAATATTTTCTAAAGAAGACGAAGAAGTCGACAGATATAAAAACGCTTATTCGGATTATATTAAATTAATTAGAAAAATGTCTTTATTGCAAGCTTTAAATAGACCTATGACGGAGCTTGTAATGATAGTAGCGATGCTTACGATTTTAGCTTATGGCGGATATTTAATTTTTATAGGCGAAATGCCTTTTGAATTTTTATGGGGATTTTTACTTTATATGTTAAATATCTCCTCTCCCGTTAGAGATATATCGGGAATATTTATGGGATTGAAAGTAACAAAAATTATAGCTTTAAGAGTATTTCAAATAATAGATTTGCCAGCGGAAAATGTAGACGATAAAACCAAAAAAGAAATGAAACCTATTGAAAGCTCAATAACTTTCGAAAATGTGCATTTTGAATATCCTAAAAGAAGCGACAGTCAACCTTTTCATTTAGGACCGATTAATGTCAATGTAAAAAAAGGAGATGTTGTGGCTTTCGTTGGAAATTCTGGAGGCGGCAAAACTACTCTTATAAGTTTAATTCCAAAATTATTTTCGCCAACCAAAGGCGTTATAAGATTTGACGGAATAGATATTAACGAACTAAATACAAGAAGTTTAAGAAATCAAATAGGAGTAGTTTCTCAAGAAAATATATTATTTTACGGAACTGTTAGAGAAAATATTTTATATGCCAACAGAGAAGCGAACGATGAGGATTTAATCAGAGCGGCAAGAATAGCGCATGCGGATGAGTTTATAGTCAAACTTCCAAACGGCTACGATACGCATATAGGTCCAAGAGGAATAATGCTTTCGGGCGGACAGAGACAAAGAATTGCTTTAGCGCGCGCGGTTTTAAAAAAGCCTTCTATACTTATACTTGACGAAGCTACAAGCGCATTAGATACGGAAAGCGAAATGTATGTTCAAAAAGCCTTAAACGAAATTATTAATTTGCAAACCACTTTCGTTATAGCTCATAGATTATCGACAATAAAAACCGCGACTTATATTTGCGTTGTTGAAAACGGAAAAATTATAGAATCGGGAACGCATGAAGAGTTGATGAAAAGAGGCGGAAAATATCAATATTTGTATTCTTTGCAATTTAGAGAATAA
- a CDS encoding ABC transporter ATP-binding protein, with the protein MNEVLINIENLKKTYIGPPKVEVLKSLNLKVYKNEILAITGESGSGKTTLLNLIGGIDNITDGNVNIDGNNINKMNEGQLAHFRNSYLGYVFQFHNLLGEFSAIENVMIPSLMLKYDKKLAREKAENLLETVGLKDRIEHRIGELSGGEAQRVAIARALINNPKLILADEPTGNLDKKNAEIVRELLWNMTKKTEASLIIVTHSISIANIADRKLKLEYGENLSEY; encoded by the coding sequence ATGAATGAAGTATTAATAAATATAGAAAATCTTAAAAAAACTTATATCGGTCCGCCGAAAGTTGAAGTTCTTAAATCTTTGAATTTGAAAGTATATAAAAACGAAATACTTGCAATAACGGGAGAATCGGGAAGCGGTAAAACTACTCTTTTAAATTTGATTGGAGGAATTGACAATATAACTGACGGAAATGTAAATATTGACGGAAATAATATTAATAAAATGAACGAAGGACAACTTGCGCATTTTAGAAATAGTTATTTAGGTTATGTTTTTCAGTTTCATAATTTGCTTGGAGAGTTTAGCGCAATAGAAAATGTAATGATTCCTTCTTTAATGCTTAAATACGATAAAAAACTTGCAAGAGAAAAAGCTGAAAATCTTCTTGAAACAGTCGGATTAAAAGACAGAATTGAACATAGAATTGGCGAGCTTTCAGGCGGAGAAGCGCAGAGAGTCGCTATTGCAAGAGCTTTAATAAATAATCCTAAATTGATTTTAGCGGACGAGCCTACGGGAAATTTAGATAAAAAAAATGCGGAAATAGTGAGAGAACTTTTATGGAATATGACTAAAAAAACGGAAGCGTCTTTAATAATAGTAACTCATTCAATTTCAATTGCAAATATTGCGGATAGAAAATTAAAACTTGAATATGGAGAGAATCTATCCGAATATTGA
- a CDS encoding ABC transporter permease produces the protein MLGIRYLKAKKKFSFVSVITVICILGILVGDMVMITVLSVMNGFQDDIRDKILGMRAHINISAYSDQPLTDYNYVIDNIKDNKEITSLYPYIVLPCIMRTYSFTTLITVRSFEDNIFTTDKDFIKYFNFIEGNNKSMASNEALIGSEMAFDYALSVGDTIDIVSASGSFEKGFRPQKNTFTIKGIYKTGYYEYDSRMVIVPLKTGQAMVGYDNAVTGIAVKVKNFFNAGKVAKDLDLTLKEFYNVMPWMLFDRNFFQALQTEKLMLGLILSFIILIAALNIASSQIIFVKDKRRDIAIIKTLGLRPSNVAKVFFLEGAIIGAIGTVLGVIFGILLANYVNETLEAIRFISQFIVNIIWFIPSHINSSISIPIVPDFFPSDIYYVSGGLPSIIHINQVIMVALISFLLSVIFAIIPAYIASKYKPAEVLRYE, from the coding sequence ATGCTTGGTATAAGATACCTAAAAGCTAAAAAGAAATTTTCATTTGTTTCGGTTATCACGGTAATATGCATACTTGGAATTTTAGTCGGCGATATGGTAATGATAACGGTTTTATCTGTAATGAATGGTTTTCAGGATGATATAAGAGATAAAATACTTGGAATGAGAGCGCATATAAATATTAGCGCTTATAGCGACCAACCTTTAACAGATTATAATTATGTAATCGATAATATAAAAGATAATAAAGAAATAACGAGTTTATATCCTTATATTGTTTTGCCTTGCATAATGCGAACTTATAGTTTTACTACTTTAATAACCGTTCGTTCTTTTGAAGATAATATATTTACTACCGATAAAGATTTTATTAAATATTTTAATTTTATAGAAGGAAATAATAAATCTATGGCGAGCAACGAAGCTCTTATAGGTTCGGAAATGGCTTTCGATTATGCGCTTTCGGTTGGAGATACGATTGATATAGTTTCGGCTTCGGGCAGTTTTGAAAAAGGATTTCGTCCTCAAAAAAACACTTTCACTATAAAAGGAATATATAAAACGGGTTATTACGAATATGATAGCAGAATGGTAATCGTGCCTTTGAAAACGGGACAGGCTATGGTTGGATACGATAACGCAGTCACGGGAATTGCAGTTAAAGTTAAAAATTTTTTTAACGCAGGTAAAGTTGCAAAAGATTTGGATTTAACTTTGAAAGAATTTTATAATGTAATGCCTTGGATGTTATTCGACAGAAATTTTTTTCAAGCTCTTCAAACGGAAAAGTTGATGCTTGGTTTAATTTTATCTTTTATTATATTGATAGCCGCTTTAAATATAGCATCAAGCCAAATAATTTTTGTAAAAGATAAGAGAAGAGATATAGCTATAATAAAAACTTTAGGATTAAGACCTTCAAATGTTGCAAAAGTTTTCTTTTTGGAAGGAGCGATTATCGGAGCGATTGGAACTGTATTGGGAGTAATTTTTGGAATACTTCTTGCCAATTATGTTAATGAAACTTTAGAAGCGATTAGATTTATATCTCAATTTATAGTTAATATTATATGGTTTATTCCTTCGCATATAAACTCTTCTATATCTATTCCAATAGTGCCAGATTTTTTCCCTTCCGATATTTATTATGTGAGCGGAGGACTTCCTTCTATAATACATATTAATCAAGTTATTATGGTAGCTTTGATTTCGTTTTTGCTTTCTGTTATATTTGCAATTATTCCCGCGTATATAGCGAGCAAATATAAACCTGCGGAGGTTTTGAGGTATGAATGA
- a CDS encoding type II restriction enzyme — protein sequence MSKNNGSWEKIYNDLQIKNHDFNKYPFIITAEQIKVCVKDFNKTSEKEVRVLCKQDSREERPQIFIDNNLFILPIKNGEYIICKGDGYIDIPEIKTQSLEYESKLDFELKSSKIGNSEMQHLDFAYASSLIRSFLKDDSLVLSIRGRKYTPQFNFNTDLYKNINVVSVQTEVDAGFEGRNKIVLIEAKNSNTKNIIIRQLYYPMRQWSIHTQKEVITLFFEKRENEFLIWEFGFNDILNYNSIILKNSAKFQIKSKNI from the coding sequence ATGAGTAAAAATAATGGAAGTTGGGAGAAAATCTATAACGATTTACAAATAAAAAATCATGATTTTAATAAATATCCGTTTATTATTACGGCGGAGCAAATTAAAGTTTGCGTAAAAGATTTTAATAAAACTTCAGAAAAAGAAGTTCGAGTATTATGCAAGCAAGATAGTCGAGAAGAGCGTCCTCAAATTTTTATTGATAATAATCTTTTTATTTTGCCTATAAAAAACGGCGAGTATATTATTTGCAAAGGAGACGGTTATATAGATATTCCAGAAATTAAAACGCAATCTTTAGAATATGAAAGCAAATTAGATTTTGAATTAAAAAGTTCTAAAATTGGGAATTCTGAAATGCAACATTTAGATTTTGCTTACGCTTCTTCGCTTATTCGTAGTTTTTTGAAAGACGATAGTTTAGTTTTAAGTATTAGAGGAAGAAAATATACGCCGCAATTTAATTTTAATACCGATTTATATAAAAATATTAATGTAGTATCCGTTCAAACCGAAGTCGATGCGGGGTTTGAAGGACGAAATAAAATAGTTTTAATTGAAGCTAAAAATTCTAATACAAAAAATATTATTATTCGTCAACTTTACTATCCTATGCGACAATGGAGCATTCATACTCAAAAAGAAGTTATTACATTATTTTTTGAAAAGAGAGAAAATGAATTTTTAATATGGGAATTTGGATTTAACGATATTTTAAATTATAATAGCATAATTCTTAAAAATAGCGCCAAATTTCAAATAAAGAGTAAAAATATATAG
- a CDS encoding DNA adenine methylase, protein MINLKECNLNSKPFVKWAGGKNGLINSLISFIPKNFNSYFEPFVGGGALFFYLKNLNILNSKKIYLNDKNTELINAYKQIKINPNKLLEELEILKNNHSKEYFYKIRNLDRDFDFYSLSEVFRAARFIYLNKTCFNGLCRYNAKGNFNTPMGSYKNPKIYDKDLIFSVHEVLKNVSITNKDFEVVSLKAKKGDFVYFDPPYYPLNKTSSFVSYTDNFSANEQIRLYKLFKMLDCEGIKVLQSNSNTDFIKELYKDFEIIEVISKRAINCKGDKRGKITELIIRGNYE, encoded by the coding sequence ATGATAAACTTAAAAGAATGCAATTTAAACTCTAAACCTTTCGTAAAATGGGCGGGCGGAAAAAACGGATTAATAAATTCTTTAATTTCGTTTATTCCAAAAAATTTTAATTCTTATTTCGAGCCTTTTGTCGGAGGCGGAGCTTTATTTTTTTATCTTAAAAATCTTAATATATTAAATTCTAAAAAAATATATCTTAATGATAAAAATACCGAATTAATTAACGCTTATAAACAAATAAAAATTAATCCTAATAAACTTTTGGAAGAATTAGAAATTTTGAAAAATAATCATAGTAAAGAATATTTTTATAAAATTCGTAATCTTGATAGAGATTTTGATTTTTATTCTTTAAGCGAAGTTTTTCGAGCCGCAAGATTTATTTATCTTAATAAAACCTGCTTTAACGGACTTTGCCGATATAATGCAAAAGGAAATTTTAATACTCCAATGGGAAGTTATAAAAATCCTAAAATTTATGATAAAGATTTAATTTTTTCAGTTCATGAGGTTTTAAAAAATGTATCGATAACAAATAAGGATTTTGAAGTCGTATCGCTTAAAGCTAAAAAAGGAGATTTTGTATATTTTGACCCGCCATATTATCCGCTTAATAAAACTTCAAGTTTTGTAAGCTATACTGATAATTTTTCTGCAAACGAACAAATAAGACTTTATAAATTATTTAAAATGCTTGATTGTGAAGGAATAAAAGTTTTGCAAAGTAATTCAAATACCGATTTCATAAAAGAGCTTTACAAAGATTTTGAAATAATAGAAGTAATCTCAAAAAGAGCGATAAATTGCAAAGGCGATAAAAGAGGAAAAATAACGGAACTTATTATAAGAGGAAATTATGAGTAA
- a CDS encoding DUF5131 family protein, which produces MAKDNKKHLVLLDLYNHNNSIFNNILTMNPVCGCNIGCPYCYARKINQRFKHIPDFNKPQLKLNRLDNLKENRIYLMTSMSDFSSWCINNWKDKIFERLDLKNNIYLFLTKKPELCHIEKYDKRYWFGVSITCKSDLHKIEELRNNIKSNNYLITFEPLMEDLGKINLDKIGWVVIGKETGNRKGKIVPEKKWIENIYNQCAERKIPVSMKDKLSDILKPIQQFPEEFRNYI; this is translated from the coding sequence ATGGCTAAAGATAATAAAAAGCATCTCGTTTTACTTGATTTATATAATCATAATAATTCTATTTTTAATAATATATTGACAATGAACCCTGTATGCGGTTGCAATATAGGATGTCCGTATTGTTATGCTCGTAAAATTAATCAAAGGTTCAAACATATCCCAGATTTTAATAAACCTCAATTAAAATTAAATAGGCTTGATAATTTAAAAGAAAATCGAATATATTTAATGACAAGTATGTCGGATTTTTCGTCTTGGTGCATAAATAATTGGAAAGATAAAATATTTGAAAGATTAGATTTAAAAAATAATATTTATTTATTTCTAACTAAAAAACCAGAATTATGCCATATAGAAAAATATGACAAGAGATATTGGTTTGGAGTAAGTATTACTTGTAAATCCGATTTGCATAAAATAGAAGAGTTAAGAAATAATATAAAATCAAATAATTATCTAATTACTTTTGAACCGTTAATGGAAGATTTGGGAAAAATAAATTTAGATAAAATCGGGTGGGTTGTAATAGGAAAAGAAACGGGCAATAGAAAAGGAAAAATAGTTCCTGAAAAGAAATGGATTGAAAATATTTACAATCAATGCGCCGAAAGAAAAATTCCAGTATCTATGAAAGATAAATTATCCGACATATTAAAACCTATTCAACAGTTTCCCGAAGAATTTAGGAATTATATATAA
- a CDS encoding MGDG synthase family glycosyltransferase, with protein MKKILIISSEYTGHGHKSVHTALIQGFEKLYKDKIECKVVNGFTFGGAEFIAAERLYNTCVKYFPNLWNKIFRFSFKNKDFLNKNNSFNIKRRFLKIIKEYKPDLIINVHPLFSGSLLNIIEKKKLNIKFFIIITDLITITKIWFDNRADKIISPSKEASEYMIKNGIDREKIETFGLPVREGFNPKINSKEKIRENTNINCKLKILILNNSEKNKRLIYIIKNLYSKFNCEVTLICGRNKNTFNKLTSFFSSKSYAPKIIGYTQEIPKLFSENDILITRAGPTAIIEAVNCLIPVISMGALPGQEEENPIYIQQNGLGYSADSTDDIFNKIELLLENNRENLVKMRENQFDYYGRDVREKIVDYIAESIL; from the coding sequence ATGAAAAAAATATTAATAATATCTTCAGAATACACAGGACATGGACATAAAAGCGTTCATACCGCATTAATTCAAGGTTTTGAAAAATTATACAAAGATAAAATAGAATGCAAAGTTGTAAACGGTTTCACTTTTGGCGGAGCGGAATTTATAGCGGCGGAAAGACTTTATAATACTTGCGTAAAATATTTCCCTAATTTATGGAATAAGATTTTCAGATTTTCTTTTAAGAATAAAGATTTTTTAAATAAAAATAATTCTTTCAACATAAAAAGAAGATTTTTGAAAATTATTAAAGAATACAAGCCTGATTTAATTATAAATGTTCATCCTCTATTTAGCGGAAGTTTATTAAATATAATAGAAAAGAAAAAATTAAATATAAAATTTTTTATAATAATTACGGATTTGATAACGATAACTAAAATTTGGTTTGACAATAGAGCGGATAAAATCATAAGTCCTTCAAAAGAAGCTTCCGAATATATGATAAAAAACGGAATTGACAGAGAAAAAATAGAGACTTTCGGTTTGCCCGTGCGAGAAGGATTTAATCCAAAAATAAATTCTAAAGAAAAAATAAGAGAGAATACAAATATAAACTGTAAATTAAAAATATTAATTCTTAATAATTCTGAAAAAAATAAAAGATTAATTTATATAATAAAAAATCTGTATTCTAAATTTAATTGCGAAGTTACATTAATTTGCGGAAGAAATAAAAATACTTTTAATAAACTTACAAGTTTTTTTTCTTCAAAAAGTTACGCTCCTAAAATAATAGGCTATACTCAAGAAATTCCAAAATTATTTTCAGAAAACGATATATTGATAACGAGAGCGGGACCTACGGCAATAATAGAAGCGGTTAATTGTTTGATACCCGTAATTTCAATGGGCGCTTTGCCAGGACAAGAAGAAGAAAATCCTATATATATTCAACAAAACGGTTTGGGTTATAGCGCCGATTCTACGGACGATATTTTTAATAAAATAGAATTGCTTTTAGAAAATAACAGAGAGAATTTGGTAAAAATGCGAGAGAATCAATTTGATTATTACGGTAGAGATGTTAGAGAGAAGATAGTTGATTATATTGCGGAAAGTATTTTATAA
- the tsf gene encoding translation elongation factor Ts encodes MANISMDIIKELRERTGIGIMDCKKALQETDGDMDKAIRLLKEKGAITAAKKNERTVKEGSIGFCINDDKTQVACIELQCETDFVAKNELFINLAKNISKTAMNLNDISVDALLNSKGENGETIQAMINEGIQKWGEKTVLADVKVMKTSGFFGTYVHFNNKLVSVVEFDVKPKGKCLEIANQIAMHVASEKPLALNREGIDTEAVKEQKEIFEKQIREQGKPENMIGKILEGKMNSWYSESVLIDQKLFTDNKITIKSLIDEISKEAGSTATIKNFSIISLGL; translated from the coding sequence ATGGCAAATATAAGCATGGATATAATTAAAGAATTGAGAGAGCGAACGGGAATAGGAATAATGGATTGTAAAAAAGCGCTCCAAGAAACTGATGGCGATATGGATAAAGCTATTCGTCTTCTTAAAGAAAAAGGAGCTATTACCGCCGCAAAAAAGAATGAAAGAACGGTTAAAGAAGGTTCTATTGGTTTTTGCATTAATGACGATAAAACTCAAGTCGCTTGTATAGAACTTCAATGCGAAACGGATTTTGTCGCTAAAAACGAATTATTTATTAACTTGGCTAAAAATATTTCAAAAACGGCAATGAATCTTAACGATATTTCAGTTGATGCTCTTTTAAACTCTAAAGGAGAAAATGGCGAGACAATTCAAGCTATGATTAACGAAGGAATTCAAAAATGGGGAGAGAAAACCGTTTTAGCCGATGTTAAAGTTATGAAGACAAGTGGATTTTTTGGAACTTATGTTCATTTCAATAACAAATTAGTAAGCGTTGTAGAATTCGATGTAAAACCTAAAGGCAAATGTTTAGAAATTGCAAATCAAATAGCTATGCATGTTGCGAGCGAAAAACCTTTGGCTTTGAATAGAGAAGGAATTGACACAGAAGCGGTTAAAGAACAAAAAGAGATATTTGAAAAGCAGATAAGAGAACAAGGAAAACCAGAAAATATGATTGGAAAAATCCTTGAAGGAAAAATGAATTCTTGGTATTCTGAATCAGTTTTAATAGACCAAAAATTATTTACGGATAATAAAATAACTATTAAAAGTTTAATTGACGAAATATCAAAAGAAGCGGGTTCTACGGCTACGATTAAAAACTTTTCAATAATTTCTTTAGGGTTATAA
- the rpsB gene encoding 30S ribosomal protein S2, with product MSLPAMKDLLEAGVHFGHPTRKWDPRMKPFIFQERNDIYIIDLMKTLNYVRKAFDAVKELARNGGNVLFVGTKKQAVQSIKEAAERCDMYYINNRWLGGMLTNFATIKKSIARLKRIEKEEVDGTFDKLPKKEVILLLKEKDRLEKNFAGIKDMENLPDMLFVIDPMQEAIAVSEARKLGIPVVAVVDTNCNPEIIDYPIPGNDDAIRAISLFAGVVASAVIEGQNEAGKETLAKSEYSSEESSSGESATEEAFDNSATEAAEAIAEQYGVSDQEEN from the coding sequence ATGTCATTACCAGCTATGAAAGATTTGCTTGAAGCGGGAGTTCATTTCGGACATCCGACAAGAAAATGGGACCCAAGAATGAAGCCTTTTATATTTCAAGAGAGAAACGATATTTATATTATCGACCTTATGAAAACTCTTAATTATGTAAGAAAGGCTTTCGATGCCGTTAAAGAATTGGCAAGAAACGGAGGCAATGTTCTTTTTGTAGGAACTAAAAAACAAGCCGTTCAAAGCATTAAGGAAGCCGCGGAAAGATGCGATATGTATTATATAAACAATCGTTGGCTTGGAGGAATGCTCACTAATTTTGCGACTATTAAAAAAAGTATTGCAAGATTAAAAAGAATAGAAAAAGAGGAAGTTGACGGCACTTTTGATAAACTTCCTAAAAAAGAGGTTATACTTCTTCTTAAAGAAAAGGACAGATTGGAGAAAAATTTTGCGGGAATTAAAGATATGGAAAATCTTCCCGATATGCTTTTTGTAATCGACCCTATGCAAGAGGCTATAGCCGTAAGCGAAGCGAGAAAATTAGGAATTCCCGTTGTCGCCGTTGTCGATACGAATTGCAATCCCGAAATTATCGATTATCCAATTCCTGGAAACGATGACGCTATAAGAGCTATAAGTTTATTTGCGGGCGTTGTGGCTTCTGCGGTTATAGAAGGACAAAACGAAGCGGGAAAAGAAACTTTGGCTAAAAGCGAATATTCTTCTGAAGAATCTTCTTCTGGAGAATCTGCAACAGAAGAAGCGTTTGATAATAGCGCAACAGAAGCCGCCGAAGCTATTGCCGAACAATATGGCGTTTCGGACCAAGAAGAAAATTAA
- a CDS encoding DUF1385 domain-containing protein: MKYKLDENRIKEGVGGQAVIEGIMLRNKTHYVVAVRKPNKIIDFIKYSIPENKNKLSKMIFFRGIINFVDMMKLGYKTLMFSANTAGLEEEVENKSKTEKEENNEKKQNMAMTLSMLVSLAFAVGLFVALPYFIVNLIGIEEKSHVISFNLLRGAVKLCIFIGYLLVISFFKDVKKVFQYHGAEHMVVNAYEHGLNPNKENIRDFTTIHPRCGTTFMFLVLTVSIILYMFTSYFVYSFIYSSFIPPKIIGNITVLIINILLLPVVSGISYEILKLGFRFYNFPLMRLAILPGLLLQKITTRKPEDEEIEVALFALNKLLDSSIEKRTEDEVKADIEKELNNSELNNN, from the coding sequence ATGAAATATAAATTAGACGAAAATAGAATAAAAGAAGGAGTCGGCGGGCAGGCTGTTATAGAAGGCATTATGTTAAGAAATAAAACTCATTATGTAGTCGCCGTTAGAAAACCAAATAAAATTATAGACTTTATAAAATATTCAATTCCAGAAAATAAAAATAAATTAAGCAAAATGATTTTTTTTAGAGGAATAATTAATTTTGTAGATATGATGAAATTAGGATACAAAACTTTAATGTTTTCGGCAAATACCGCGGGTTTGGAAGAAGAAGTTGAAAATAAATCAAAAACTGAAAAAGAAGAAAACAATGAAAAAAAACAAAATATGGCTATGACTTTAAGCATGTTAGTTTCTTTAGCTTTTGCAGTCGGACTCTTTGTAGCGCTTCCATATTTTATAGTAAATCTTATCGGTATAGAGGAAAAAAGCCATGTTATTTCTTTTAATCTTCTTCGAGGAGCGGTTAAATTATGCATATTTATAGGCTATTTGCTTGTAATTTCATTTTTTAAAGATGTTAAAAAAGTTTTTCAATATCATGGAGCGGAACATATGGTTGTAAACGCATACGAACATGGACTAAATCCAAATAAAGAAAATATAAGAGATTTTACGACAATTCATCCAAGATGCGGAACTACTTTTATGTTTTTAGTTTTAACAGTTTCGATTATTTTGTATATGTTTACAAGTTATTTCGTTTATTCTTTTATATATTCTTCTTTTATTCCGCCGAAAATTATAGGAAATATTACCGTTTTAATTATAAATATATTATTGCTTCCTGTAGTTTCGGGAATATCTTACGAAATATTAAAATTAGGTTTCAGATTTTATAATTTTCCTTTAATGAGATTAGCTATACTTCCAGGGCTTTTGCTTCAAAAAATCACTACAAGAAAACCTGAAGATGAAGAGATTGAAGTCGCTTTATTCGCTTTAAATAAATTATTGGATTCTTCAATTGAAAAAAGAACCGAAGACGAAGTAAAAGCGGATATTGAAAAAGAATTAAATAACAGCGAATTAAATAATAATTAA